TGAGGTGCCAGTTGATATAAGCCGGAAGACGAGGGTCGTCATGCTTCGTTCGGACTCATTGCACCCGCGCGTGCTGCTGCGCTACGGCATAACGGCGAACATACTGGATAAGTCCGGTGTGAAACATGAGATTGTGGACGCCACGGGCAAAAGCAAGCTGGCGCAGATGATGAGTCTGATTCTTATGGGAGATTATGTCAGCTACTACCTGGCGCTGCTTTACGGCACCGACCCTTATCCCATCAAGGCGGTGGAGTACCTTAAGGCGGAGTTGGGGAAGAGCAAGTAAACTGTCGCTTAAGATGCTATCTATGAGTGCCTAGTTGCTATTTTGATCAGGACGAGGACAACCATGGTAACCACAGAGGTAAGCCCAATCAGGCGTCGCTTGTATTCTGTCCATCAACGAATAAAAAATAGTGGCTGCTGCGATGAGTGGAAAAACGATTTCAGCAGTTTCTATTCGTGGTATGAAAGTAAACTAGCTGAACAGAAGAACAAATGCGCTTATTGCGAGTTGGAAGTTTCTCAGATTCCCAATTATTACAAGAGGACATCGTTTAGGAAAGGCAGGAGAGGTCTGAATTTAGAGGTAGATAGAAAATATGGCGATACTCAATACTCACCTGACAATTGTGTCCTAGCTTGCTACCCTTGTAACAATGCCAAAAGCGACGTTTTCACGTATGATGAATTCATGCAAATTGGTAAGACAATTCGACGAGTGAAAACCAATTCCCCAAGTTAGTCTCAAATTATTTATCTGGTAGCTGTCCAATAAACCAAAGCCGTGGGATTTCTCCCACGGCTTCCGATTTTCCGTAACCAGAGTTTCGAGCTTAACGCTTGGTGTACTGCGACGCTTTGCGGGCGCGCTTGAGGCCCGGTTTCTTTCTTTCCTTGGCCCTGGGGTCGCGGGTAAGCATACCTTCCTTGCGCAGGATGGCCTTATGCTTTTCGTCTTCCTTGAGAAGGGCGCGGGAAATGCCCAGCGCGATGGAGTCGGCCTGGCCGGTGCTGCCACCGCCCGATACCTTGACGACGATATCATACTTGGCGGAAGTCTCGGTCACCATTAGAGGCTTAAGGATAGACTGGCGATGGTCGAAGCGCGGGAAGCGCTCTTCGTAGCTCTTGCCGTCCACTGTGATAGTGCCAGTACCGGCGCTCAGCCTTACCTGCGCCACTGCGGTCTTGCGTCTGCCGGTTCCACCGGAATAAGTCTTTTTAACCACTCATATCCCCCTTTAAGCCTCAGCCTTTTTGGCGGCTGCTATTGCGGCGGTATGCGGATGCTCCGCGCCGGCGTATACTTTAAGCTTTTTAATCATGGCATCGCCCAGCTTGTTCTGTGGCAGCATGCCTTTGACCGCCTCTTCGATAACCATCCCGGGTTTCTTTTCGAGCATCTCCGCCAGTGGGACGGCGCGGAAGCCGCCCGGATAGCCGGAGTGGCGGTAGTACATCTTCTGCTCGAGCTTTTTGCCGGTTACTTTTATTTTAGATGCGTTGGTGACCACCACATAGTCGCCGGTATCAATGTTGCGCGTGAACATGGCCTTGCCCTTGCCCATGAGCAGTCCGGCAGCCTCGGCGGCCACCTTGCCCAGTATCTTGCCCGAGGCGTCGATGACATGCCACTCGCGCTTAATTTCTTTTGCCTTGACGCTGTAGGTTTTCATTAAAAGCCTTCCTCAAAATTGTTGCTGTAATACACCTTGTTCAAATACAGGCCGCAGGCAGGCGCAGTAGGCTCCGCCAGGCCGAACTCACGAAGGTTAATTATACCCTGAAACTCACTCTGTGTCATCTTGCCCTGCCCGACCCTGAGCAGCGCGCCCACCGTGTTGCGCACCTGGTGCAGCAAAAAGGCGCTGGCCACCAGCCTGACGACAACCATATCGCCCTCGCGCCTCACGGAAGCCTCGTACATGCAGCGGACAGTGCTTTTCCCAGGCTCTTCCGGGCTTGAAGCGAATGAGGCGAAATCGTGTTCCCCCAAAAGTAGGGAGCACGCCTTATTCATAGCCTCGACGTCGATGCGTCCCGCCACCTGGTAAGCCCGCCCGTGCCACACAGCCGAGCGGGTGCTGGAGTTCAGGATAAAATACTCATATTCACGTTTTAAAGCATGGCGCCGGGGGTCAAAAGCTTCTTCAACCCGGCGAACTGATTTTACCGCTATGTCAGCCGGTAAAAAGTGGTTCAGCCCGCTGACGAAAGTCTTTTCAGGGAGGGAAGACGCAGTTTTGAAACTCACCACTTGACCGCGCGCGTGCACGCCGGCATCTGTGCGCCCGGCTAAACTCACGCGAATCTCTTCGCCTGTTAAGGCCAACAGAGCCCTCTCAAGCTCGGAGACTGGATGGTAGGCAGTTTGTCCTGTACCTGCGAGCCGGCATAGCGCGTCCCATCATACTCCAGCACCAGCGCGAAACGCGTCAACTTACCGGCGGGCAAATCAACCTCGCCGGACACTCTTGCGCCTGCCTCGCACGATGACAATGCCGGGGTCATAGCTACTTCACCAACTCCAGCTGCGCCATGGGAGCGCCGTCGCCCAGGCGCGGCGCCAGCTTGGTAATGCGCGTGTAGCCGCCCTTGCGCTCGGCGTAACGCTTGGCGATGTCGCCGAAGACCTTTTCCACCACGGATTCGTCGTAGATGAAGGCCAGGGCGCGGCGGCGCGCGGAAAGGTCGCCTTTCTTACCCAGGGTAATTATCTTTTCCGCCATGTTGCGGATTTCCCTGGCCTTGGCCTCGGTGGTGACAATCTTCTCGCTGTCCATCAGGTTCATCACCAGGTTGCGGTACATAGCCGTGCGGTGCGCCGTCGGCCGGTCGAATTTTCTGCCTGAAACGTTATGACTCATATATCCTCACCTTGACTAGATTAGGTATTGAATTGTTAGCGGTCCTATTATTCCGCGGACTTCTTCTTGCGTGCCGCTTTCTTGGGCGCTTCTTCCTCTTGCGGGGCTTCTTCATCGGCAGGCTCAGTCGCCTTGGGGAAAGCCAGTCCCAGACCGGTGAGCTTTTCCTCGACTTCCTGGCGCGACTTCTGCCCGAAGTTGCGCAGCGACAGGAGCTCTTTTTCGCCCAGGCTGACCAGTTCGCCCACCGTATTGATGCCGCTGCGGCGTAAACAGTTCATGGCGCGCACGGAAAGGTCCAGCTTCTCCACCGGCATGTTGTAGAGATCGTCCGGGATGGAGGCGCGGATGGCCTTCTTCTCGTCATCGATGTCCGAAGCGCGCCCGTAGTCCACCATCGGCTTGAGCTGCTCCACCAGCAGGTTGGCGCCGCGGCTGATAGCCCTGGATGGGGCCAGCGTGCCGTCGGTCCAAATCTCAAGCGTCAGTTTTTCCTGGCTGGTCTCGCGCCCCAGATGCAGCGGCTCTGTGGTGAAGTTCACCTTGCGTACCGGCGTAAAAATGGCGTCCACCGGTATAGTCCCGATGGGCAGGTTGTCGGCCCCGCCGGCTGTCTGGTAGCCCATGCCCAGCTCAACGTCCATCTCCACGGAGAGACGAGCGTTCTTGCCGCTGAGAGTGGCCAGGTAAAGGTCGGGGTTGACTATCTCGAAGTCCATAGAAGAGGTGATATCGGAGGCATGCACCTCGCCCTCACCCTCTTTTTCGAGATAGAGCTTGCCGGGTTGTCCCGTGACGGGTTTCAGCTTGAGCGATTTGACATTCAGCACGAAGTCCAGCACGTCTTCCTTGACGTTGGGGATAGGTGAAAACTCGTGCTGGATGCCTTCGATGCGCACGCGGGTTACGGCAGCTCCGGGGAGATAGCGCAGCAGCACGCGGCGCAGGGCATTGCCCAGCGTCGCGCCGAAGCCCTTCTCCAGTGGTTCCGCCACAAAACGCCCGTATTTTTCGCCGGACTCTACATTTTCAATCTTGGGTATAGATAGGCTCGCCAAAATGGCCTCCCTCAGCTTCTAGCGCGAGTAGTACTCGACTACCGAAGCCATATCGTACTTAGTTTCCACGTCGCCTGGCGTAGGCAGGCTGATGACGCGTCCGACCATCGGCGTTTTATCCAGGCTGAGCCACGGAGCAACTACCTTACTGCCCATGCTCTCTGCTACCAGCTTGAAGTAAGCGCTTTTTTTGCTCGTCTCATGCCAGCCGATGATGTCGCCTTCCTTCACCAGGAAGGACGGAATATCGGTGCGCTTGCCGTTGACCAGGAAGTGCCCGTGCTGCACCAGTTGCCGCGCTTGAGCCCGCGAATCGGCAAAACCCAGCCGATAGATGACATTGTCCAGTCGCTTTTCAAGGAGAACCATCAGATTCTCGCCGGTGATGCCGCTTTGCCGCTCGGCCTCGGCAAAAAAGCGACGGAACTGGCGCTCGAGCACGCCGTAACTATAGCGCACCTTCTGCTTTTCACGCAGTTGCATGCCGCGGTCGGAGAGGCGGCGGCGGCGTGAAAGCTGCGGCCCCGGAGCCTTGGGGCGCTTGTCATAGGTGCACTTGGTGACGCATTTGTCGCCTTTCAGGAAGAGTTTCTCCCCGCTACGGCGGCATAAACGGCATTTCGCTTCAGTATATCTGGCCATAGTTTATACGCGCCTCCTTTTGGGCGGACGGCAGCCGTTATGCGGCACCGGCGTGACATCACGAATGCTGGTAATGTGCAGGCCTGAGGCCTGCAGCGAACGGATAGCCGCTTCGCGGCCGCTGCCGGGGCCCTTGACGAACACCTCCACCTGTTTCAATCCTGCATCCATGGCCTTGCGCGCCGCGGTGGTGGCTGCCATCTGGGCAGCATAGGGCGTGCTTTTGCGCGAGCCTTTGAAGCCCGATGCTCCGGCGCTGGAGGAGGAGATGACATTCCCCTGCAGGTCGGTCAGCGTGACGATGGTATTGTTAAAGGTGGCCTGAACATAGGCCCGCCCGGAAGGTACGACCTTCTTTTCGCGTTTCCTGGTTGTCTTTTTAGTCGTCTGTGCCATGTGTTACTCCTAGTTATATCTCAACTTAAATTGATTACTTCTTGGCGCCGCGCTTCTGTCCGCGCCCGGCTACCGTCTTGGGCTTGCCCTTGCGCGTGCGGGCGTTGGTGCGCGTGCGCTGCCCCCTCACAGGTAGTCCCCTCCTGTGGCGCAGGCCACGGTAAGAACCGATATCTATCAGGCGCTTAATGTTAAGATTAACTTCCTTGCGCAGCTCGCCCTCGACGCGGAACTCGCGGTCGATATACTCGCGGATGCGGTTGAGTTCCGCTTCGGAAAGCTCATCCATCTTGGTCTCGGCCTTTACCTTGGTGGCTTTCAAAATCTGGAAAGCCCGCGCCGGACCGACGCCGTAAAGGTATTGTAGTGAGACCCAGGCCTGTTTTTCTTTGGGTAAATCCACCCCGGCTATACGTGCCATCTAATCCTCCCTCTAGACCAACCTAACCCTGACGCTGCTTGTGCTTGGGGTTAGTGCAGATATTGCGTACTACGCCCTTGCGCTTGATAATCTTGCATTTTTCACACTGTGTCTTAACCGATGCCCTGACTTTCATGTCATTCCTTCCCTTGAATAGCAGTCTATTTAAAACGGTAAGTGATACGCCCGCGCGTCAGGTCGTAAGGAGAAAGCTCCACCAGCACCTTGTCGCCGGGCAGCACCCTTATGTAATGTACTCTTATCTTGCCCGAGATATGCGCCAGCA
This is a stretch of genomic DNA from Dehalococcoidia bacterium. It encodes these proteins:
- a CDS encoding 30S ribosomal protein S9 translates to MVKKTYSGGTGRRKTAVAQVRLSAGTGTITVDGKSYEERFPRFDHRQSILKPLMVTETSAKYDIVVKVSGGGSTGQADSIALGISRALLKEDEKHKAILRKEGMLTRDPRAKERKKPGLKRARKASQYTKR
- a CDS encoding 50S ribosomal protein L13 translates to MKTYSVKAKEIKREWHVIDASGKILGKVAAEAAGLLMGKGKAMFTRNIDTGDYVVVTNASKIKVTGKKLEQKMYYRHSGYPGGFRAVPLAEMLEKKPGMVIEEAVKGMLPQNKLGDAMIKKLKVYAGAEHPHTAAIAAAKKAEA
- a CDS encoding 50S ribosomal protein L17, which codes for MSHNVSGRKFDRPTAHRTAMYRNLVMNLMDSEKIVTTEAKAREIRNMAEKIITLGKKGDLSARRRALAFIYDESVVEKVFGDIAKRYAERKGGYTRITKLAPRLGDGAPMAQLELVK
- a CDS encoding DNA-directed RNA polymerase subunit alpha — its product is MREAILASLSIPKIENVESGEKYGRFVAEPLEKGFGATLGNALRRVLLRYLPGAAVTRVRIEGIQHEFSPIPNVKEDVLDFVLNVKSLKLKPVTGQPGKLYLEKEGEGEVHASDITSSMDFEIVNPDLYLATLSGKNARLSVEMDVELGMGYQTAGGADNLPIGTIPVDAIFTPVRKVNFTTEPLHLGRETSQEKLTLEIWTDGTLAPSRAISRGANLLVEQLKPMVDYGRASDIDDEKKAIRASIPDDLYNMPVEKLDLSVRAMNCLRRSGINTVGELVSLGEKELLSLRNFGQKSRQEVEEKLTGLGLAFPKATEPADEEAPQEEEAPKKAARKKKSAE
- a CDS encoding 30S ribosomal protein S4; the protein is MARYTEAKCRLCRRSGEKLFLKGDKCVTKCTYDKRPKAPGPQLSRRRRLSDRGMQLREKQKVRYSYGVLERQFRRFFAEAERQSGITGENLMVLLEKRLDNVIYRLGFADSRAQARQLVQHGHFLVNGKRTDIPSFLVKEGDIIGWHETSKKSAYFKLVAESMGSKVVAPWLSLDKTPMVGRVISLPTPGDVETKYDMASVVEYYSR
- a CDS encoding 30S ribosomal protein S11, with amino-acid sequence MAQTTKKTTRKREKKVVPSGRAYVQATFNNTIVTLTDLQGNVISSSSAGASGFKGSRKSTPYAAQMAATTAARKAMDAGLKQVEVFVKGPGSGREAAIRSLQASGLHITSIRDVTPVPHNGCRPPKRRRV
- a CDS encoding 30S ribosomal protein S13, encoding MARIAGVDLPKEKQAWVSLQYLYGVGPARAFQILKATKVKAETKMDELSEAELNRIREYIDREFRVEGELRKEVNLNIKRLIDIGSYRGLRHRRGLPVRGQRTRTNARTRKGKPKTVAGRGQKRGAKK
- a CDS encoding 50S ribosomal protein L36 translates to MKVRASVKTQCEKCKIIKRKGVVRNICTNPKHKQRQG
- a CDS encoding translation initiation factor IF-1, which gives rise to MTKKEAIEVEGTVVEALPNATFQVKLANGHTVLAHISGKIRVHYIRVLPGDKVLVELSPYDLTRGRITYRFK